One Streptomyces sp. SAI-135 DNA segment encodes these proteins:
- a CDS encoding SCO family protein, with protein sequence MRKKMFAAAALVAAATLTLTACGSGDDSGSSPVSVVSEEAGSDKAATVLDQPFEKPDLVLNDTKGEKYDLRKETNGRPTLIYFGYTHCPDICPLTMNNIAVAKKQLPKSEQDKLTVVFVTTDPARDTAAELGKWLKGIDTGFVGLTGDFATIQASARTLGISIEPTHKDKKTGKTVSVHGTQVVAFSPKTDKGYVLYGEDATVDDYTKDLPKLIKGQNP encoded by the coding sequence ATGCGCAAGAAGATGTTCGCCGCGGCCGCGCTGGTCGCCGCCGCCACCTTGACCCTCACCGCCTGCGGCAGCGGTGACGACAGCGGCAGTTCGCCCGTCTCCGTGGTCTCGGAGGAGGCCGGCTCGGACAAGGCGGCCACCGTCCTCGACCAGCCGTTCGAGAAGCCTGACCTGGTCCTCAATGACACCAAGGGCGAGAAGTACGACCTCCGCAAGGAGACGAACGGCAGGCCGACGCTGATCTACTTCGGCTACACGCACTGCCCCGACATCTGCCCGCTGACGATGAACAACATCGCCGTCGCGAAGAAGCAGCTCCCCAAGTCCGAGCAGGACAAGCTGACCGTCGTGTTCGTCACCACCGACCCGGCCCGCGACACCGCCGCCGAGCTCGGCAAGTGGCTCAAGGGCATCGACACCGGGTTCGTGGGCCTGACCGGCGACTTCGCCACCATCCAGGCGAGCGCCCGCACCCTGGGCATCTCCATCGAGCCGACCCACAAGGACAAGAAGACCGGCAAGACCGTCTCGGTGCACGGCACCCAGGTCGTCGCCTTCTCCCCGAAGACCGACAAGGGGTACGTCCTCTACGGCGAGGACGCCACCGTCGACGACTACACCAAGGACCTGCCCAAGCTCATCAAGGGGCAGAACCCGTGA
- a CDS encoding aminopeptidase P family protein codes for MTVAEELTPATPEDESEEPIKKRKNGLYPGVSDELAESMKSGWADTELHDLEPIAQAAETAARRAALSARFPGERLVIPAGNLKTRSNDTEYPFRASVEYAYLTGNQTEDGVLVLEPVSGGHTATLYLLPRSDRENGEFWLSGQGELWVGRRHSLTESEKLYGLPVSDVRELADALREATGPVRVVRGYDAGIEAALTDKVTAERDEELRVFLSEARLVKDEFEIGELQKAVDSTVRGFEDVVKVLDKAEATSERYIEGTFFLRARVEGNDVGYGTIAAAGPHACTLHWVRNDGAVRSGELLLLDAGVETHTYYTADVTRTLPINGRFSEIQKRIYDAVYDAQEAGIAAVKPGAKYRDFHDAAQRVLAERIVEWGLVEGPVERVLELGLQRRWTLHGTGHMLGMDVHDCAAARVESYVDGVLEAGMVLTVEPGLYFQADDLTVPEEYRGIGVRIEDDILVTAEGNRNLSSGLPRRSDEVEAWMAGLKG; via the coding sequence ATGACCGTGGCCGAAGAGCTCACCCCGGCGACCCCGGAAGATGAGTCCGAAGAGCCGATCAAGAAGCGGAAGAACGGCCTGTACCCGGGCGTCTCCGACGAGCTGGCCGAGAGCATGAAGTCCGGCTGGGCCGACACCGAGCTCCACGACCTGGAGCCGATCGCGCAGGCCGCCGAGACCGCGGCCCGCCGTGCGGCGCTCTCCGCGCGCTTCCCCGGCGAGCGGCTGGTGATCCCCGCGGGCAACCTCAAGACCCGTTCCAACGACACGGAGTACCCCTTCCGGGCGTCCGTGGAGTACGCGTACCTCACCGGCAACCAGACCGAGGACGGCGTGCTCGTCCTGGAGCCCGTCTCCGGCGGTCACACCGCCACGCTGTACCTGCTGCCGCGCTCCGACCGCGAGAACGGCGAGTTCTGGCTCTCCGGGCAGGGCGAGCTGTGGGTCGGGCGGCGCCACTCGCTGACCGAGTCCGAGAAGCTGTACGGCCTCCCCGTCTCCGACGTGCGCGAGCTCGCCGACGCGCTGCGCGAGGCCACCGGCCCGGTGCGGGTCGTGCGCGGCTACGACGCCGGCATCGAGGCCGCGCTGACCGACAAGGTCACCGCCGAGCGGGACGAGGAGCTGCGGGTCTTCCTGTCCGAGGCGCGGCTCGTCAAGGACGAGTTCGAGATCGGGGAGCTCCAGAAGGCCGTCGACTCCACGGTCCGCGGCTTCGAGGACGTGGTGAAGGTCCTCGACAAGGCCGAGGCCACCTCCGAGCGGTACATCGAGGGCACGTTCTTCCTCCGCGCGCGCGTCGAGGGCAACGACGTCGGCTACGGCACGATCGCCGCCGCGGGACCGCACGCCTGCACGCTGCACTGGGTGCGGAACGACGGGGCGGTCCGCTCGGGTGAGCTGCTGCTCCTGGACGCCGGTGTCGAGACGCACACCTACTACACCGCCGACGTGACACGGACGCTGCCGATCAACGGCCGGTTCAGCGAGATCCAGAAGAGGATCTACGACGCCGTCTACGACGCCCAGGAGGCCGGGATCGCGGCCGTGAAGCCGGGCGCCAAGTACCGGGACTTCCATGACGCCGCCCAGCGGGTGCTGGCCGAGCGGATCGTGGAGTGGGGCCTCGTGGAGGGGCCCGTGGAGCGGGTGCTGGAGCTGGGGCTCCAGCGGCGGTGGACGCTGCACGGGACCGGGCACATGCTCGGCATGGACGTGCACGACTGCGCTGCCGCGCGGGTGGAGTCGTACGTCGACGGGGTCCTCGAGGCGGGGATGGTGCTGACCGTCGAGCCCGGGCTGTACTTCCAGGCCGACGACCTGACCGTGCCCGAGGAGTACCGGGGGATCGGGGTGCGGATCGAGGACGACATCCTGGTGACGGCCGAGGGGAACCGGAACCTGTCGTCCGGGCTGCCTCGGCGGTCCGACGAGGTCGAGGCGTGGATGGCCGGCCTCAAGGGTTGA
- a CDS encoding triphosphoribosyl-dephospho-CoA synthase, producing the protein MSSREDEALALAAVDALTGQLALAPKPGLPDPRDLGACATLKDHCSLRWAAKALAPGLAAMAAAARRTGEPSPQLRAELGAIGRCTEHSVGLAGGGHRGALWTLGLLVAAAALDPAARCEDVTATAKKIAAHSDRRAPRRPSRGSSVSAKYGAAGARGEARAGFPHVRRAWDALARSRRAGADEAEARLDALLTVMSTLQDTELLHTAGPLGLRHVQAGAREVLDLGGTTTEAGRAALLALDTDLHARAWSPRGSAGLLAGALFVDALPVTAAPRGA; encoded by the coding sequence ATGAGCAGCCGCGAGGACGAGGCGCTGGCTCTGGCCGCCGTGGACGCGCTGACCGGTCAGCTGGCCCTGGCTCCCAAGCCGGGCCTGCCCGACCCGCGCGACCTCGGGGCCTGTGCCACGCTCAAGGACCACTGCTCCCTGCGCTGGGCTGCCAAGGCGCTCGCGCCCGGCCTCGCGGCGATGGCCGCGGCAGCCCGTCGCACCGGCGAGCCCAGTCCCCAGCTGCGTGCGGAGCTGGGCGCGATCGGCCGGTGCACCGAGCACTCGGTGGGCCTTGCGGGCGGCGGCCACCGCGGGGCCCTGTGGACCCTCGGCCTGCTCGTCGCCGCGGCCGCCCTGGACCCGGCGGCGCGGTGCGAGGACGTGACCGCCACCGCCAAGAAGATCGCCGCGCACAGCGACAGGCGGGCCCCGCGCCGGCCCTCCCGGGGTTCCTCGGTGTCCGCGAAGTACGGCGCGGCGGGCGCGAGGGGCGAGGCACGCGCCGGATTCCCGCACGTACGGCGGGCGTGGGACGCGCTGGCCCGGTCCCGCCGGGCGGGCGCCGACGAGGCCGAGGCCCGCCTGGACGCCCTGCTCACCGTGATGTCCACCCTCCAGGACACCGAACTCCTCCACACGGCGGGCCCCTTGGGCCTCCGCCACGTCCAGGCGGGCGCCCGCGAGGTCCTGGACCTGGGCGGTACGACGACGGAAGCGGGCCGCGCGGCCCTGCTCGCCCTCGACACCGACCTCCACGCGCGCGCGTGGAGCCCCCGCGGCAGCGCGGGGCTGCTGGCGGGGGCGCTGTTCGTGGACGCCCTTCCGGTGACGGCCGCCCCGAGGGGGGCCTGA
- a CDS encoding copper resistance protein CopC → MTQTIAPRVRTLVLLLLAACGLLLTTAGPASAHAALTGSDPQQGVVVDKAPDQVSLTFSEKVALSSDSLRVLDPKGKAVQQDKPFEVSGTTYAVKLHSGLPDGTYTVTYQVVSADSHPVAGAFTFSIGAPSATSVSVSGDTAGGGVVGWLYGFGRYMSYAGFIVLVGGGAFVLGCWQRGAGVRPVQRLVVGGWLTLTSATLLLLLLRGSYTGSGKVGDVFDLDLLGNVLQTKAGAALVSRLLLLAAAALFISVLFGAYDKREDEEKRDLTFGLAIGGTVVAAGLAASWAMAEHASVGLQAGVAMPVDVVHLLAVAAWLGGLTALLVALYRSDAPIESAAVRRFSQAAFGSVIALVATGVYQSWRQLGSWSAFTETRYGQLLLVKIGLVALMVGVAYLSRGWTARLADTVVQRGGKRVQQKERVAASAAGAGTGSRSDSGSGAGSGSHSGTGSGSGSGKSKKAGAKEGGDADAGPKETGPKNAHDPKRAAQLARQQAAMDTARQKRTRDADPDRFGLRRSVLAEAGVAVVLLAVTTVLTQTEPGRTEQDAKAAGAASSSASSDASGSSGALTLDMSFDTGGTDGKGVVTVDFDPARVGGNEMHVYVQRTNGRAFDIPEVKVALTLEAKKIGPLAVTPDRIATGHWSASNVQIPMAGDWKVAVTVRTSDIDQTTVSKNAQIG, encoded by the coding sequence TTGACGCAGACCATCGCCCCCCGCGTCCGGACCCTGGTGCTGCTGCTCCTGGCCGCGTGCGGCCTGCTGCTGACCACGGCCGGGCCGGCCTCCGCGCACGCCGCGCTCACCGGCAGCGACCCCCAGCAGGGGGTGGTGGTCGACAAGGCGCCCGACCAGGTCTCGCTGACCTTCTCCGAGAAGGTCGCCCTGTCGAGCGACTCCCTGCGGGTCCTGGACCCCAAGGGCAAGGCGGTCCAGCAGGACAAGCCGTTCGAGGTCAGCGGCACGACGTACGCCGTGAAACTGCACAGCGGACTGCCCGACGGCACCTACACCGTCACCTACCAGGTCGTCTCCGCCGACAGCCATCCCGTCGCCGGTGCCTTCACCTTCTCCATCGGGGCTCCGTCGGCCACCTCCGTCTCCGTCTCCGGGGACACGGCGGGCGGCGGTGTCGTCGGTTGGCTGTACGGCTTCGGCCGCTACATGTCGTACGCCGGTTTCATCGTCCTGGTCGGCGGCGGCGCCTTCGTACTCGGCTGCTGGCAGCGCGGCGCCGGAGTGCGGCCCGTGCAGCGGCTCGTCGTCGGCGGCTGGCTCACCCTCACCTCGGCCACCCTGCTGCTGCTCCTGCTGCGCGGCTCCTACACGGGCTCCGGGAAGGTCGGGGACGTCTTCGACCTGGATCTGCTCGGCAATGTGCTCCAGACCAAGGCGGGCGCGGCGCTCGTCTCCCGGCTGCTGCTGCTCGCGGCGGCGGCCCTGTTCATCTCCGTGCTGTTCGGGGCCTACGACAAGCGTGAGGACGAGGAGAAGCGCGACCTCACCTTCGGGCTCGCGATCGGCGGGACCGTCGTCGCCGCCGGACTCGCGGCGAGCTGGGCGATGGCCGAGCACGCCTCGGTCGGCCTCCAGGCGGGTGTCGCGATGCCCGTCGACGTCGTCCACCTGCTGGCCGTCGCCGCCTGGCTCGGCGGGCTGACCGCGCTGCTCGTCGCGCTGTACCGCTCGGACGCGCCGATCGAGTCGGCCGCCGTACGGCGGTTCTCCCAAGCCGCCTTCGGCAGCGTGATCGCGCTGGTCGCGACCGGCGTCTACCAGTCCTGGCGGCAGCTCGGCTCCTGGTCGGCGTTCACCGAGACCCGGTACGGGCAGCTGCTGCTGGTCAAGATCGGGCTGGTGGCGCTGATGGTCGGCGTCGCGTACCTCTCGCGGGGGTGGACCGCGCGGCTCGCGGACACGGTGGTGCAGCGGGGCGGCAAGCGGGTGCAGCAGAAGGAGCGGGTGGCCGCGAGTGCGGCGGGTGCGGGCACTGGCTCCCGGTCTGACAGCGGCTCCGGCGCGGGCTCCGGCTCCCACTCTGGCACTGGCTCCGGCTCCGGCTCCGGCAAGTCCAAGAAGGCCGGCGCAAAGGAGGGGGGCGACGCAGACGCCGGCCCCAAGGAGACCGGTCCCAAGAACGCCCATGACCCCAAGCGGGCCGCTCAGCTCGCCCGGCAGCAGGCCGCGATGGACACCGCGCGGCAGAAGCGCACCCGGGACGCCGATCCCGACCGGTTCGGGCTGCGCCGCTCGGTGCTGGCCGAGGCCGGGGTCGCCGTCGTCCTGCTGGCGGTCACGACCGTGCTGACGCAGACCGAGCCCGGCCGGACGGAACAGGACGCCAAGGCGGCCGGCGCCGCCTCGTCCTCGGCCTCCTCCGACGCGTCCGGCTCCTCCGGGGCGCTGACCCTGGACATGTCCTTCGACACCGGCGGCACGGACGGCAAGGGCGTCGTGACGGTCGACTTCGACCCCGCGCGCGTGGGCGGCAACGAGATGCACGTCTACGTCCAGCGGACCAACGGCCGGGCCTTCGACATCCCCGAGGTGAAGGTCGCCCTCACCCTGGAGGCCAAGAAGATCGGGCCGCTGGCCGTCACCCCCGACCGCATCGCCACGGGCCACTGGTCGGCGAGCAACGTGCAGATCCCCATGGCGGGCGACTGGAAGGTCGCCGTGACCGTGCGGACCTCCGACATCGACCAGACGACCGTCTCCAAGAACGCGCAGATCGGCTGA
- a CDS encoding PLP-dependent aminotransferase family protein gives MDLHLDISPGDGLRAGLERALRDAVREGRLAPGARLPATRRLAEELGVSRGTVKAAYDQLIAEGFLTARQGAGTEVASLPPLDTAPVTSAARVRVPVHDLRPGTPDVGAFPADAWVKAVRRAVATAPVSAYDYGDPLGRIELRAALSEYLGRARGVVAPPERIVVTSGAVQGLALLTRALEGGTVAMEDPGLPFHREVVRRAGGRVVPVRVDGLGVEVDDLRDPAAVVVTPAHQYPTGVTLHPSRRRALADWARTRGALIVEDDYDGEFRYDRQPVGALQGMAPGQVVYLGTASKTLGPALRLGWMVLPPQLVAPVADAKLHSDHSTETIGQLALAELIRGHAYDRHVRACRLRYRRRRDRLVERLGARWRLQGVAAGLHALVEVEDETAVLARAAAEGLAVGSLREHWHAAGSREGLVVGYGTPREGAYPGALEALVRVLELGQSQSPPLGLPSGPPRS, from the coding sequence GTGGACCTGCATCTAGACATCAGCCCTGGTGACGGGCTTCGTGCCGGGCTTGAGCGGGCCCTTCGTGATGCCGTTCGTGAGGGGCGGCTCGCTCCTGGGGCCCGGTTGCCCGCCACCCGACGGCTCGCTGAGGAACTGGGTGTCTCTCGCGGGACCGTGAAAGCGGCCTACGACCAGTTGATCGCCGAGGGTTTTCTCACCGCCCGGCAGGGGGCCGGCACCGAGGTCGCGTCTCTGCCGCCTCTCGACACCGCACCCGTGACGTCCGCTGCACGCGTGCGGGTGCCCGTGCACGATCTGCGGCCCGGCACGCCTGACGTCGGCGCCTTTCCCGCCGACGCCTGGGTCAAGGCCGTGCGGCGGGCCGTGGCGACCGCGCCGGTCTCCGCGTACGACTACGGCGATCCCCTGGGCCGGATCGAGCTGCGGGCCGCCCTCTCCGAGTATCTCGGACGGGCCCGTGGGGTGGTCGCGCCTCCGGAGCGGATCGTCGTCACCTCCGGGGCCGTGCAGGGGCTCGCGCTGCTCACCCGGGCGCTGGAGGGCGGGACCGTCGCCATGGAGGACCCGGGGCTGCCCTTCCACCGCGAGGTCGTACGGCGGGCCGGCGGACGGGTGGTGCCGGTCCGGGTCGACGGACTGGGGGTCGAGGTCGACGACCTGCGGGATCCCGCGGCCGTCGTCGTCACTCCCGCCCACCAGTACCCGACCGGCGTCACACTGCACCCCTCCCGGCGGCGGGCGCTGGCCGACTGGGCACGCACGCGTGGAGCGCTGATCGTCGAGGACGACTACGACGGCGAGTTCCGGTACGACCGGCAGCCCGTCGGAGCGCTCCAGGGGATGGCGCCCGGGCAGGTCGTCTATCTGGGGACGGCGTCCAAGACGCTCGGACCCGCGCTGCGGCTCGGCTGGATGGTGCTGCCGCCGCAGCTCGTCGCACCCGTCGCCGACGCCAAGCTGCACAGTGACCACAGCACCGAGACCATCGGGCAGTTGGCGCTCGCCGAGCTGATCCGCGGCCACGCCTACGACCGCCACGTGCGCGCGTGCCGGCTCAGGTACCGGCGGCGCCGGGACCGGCTCGTGGAGCGGCTGGGGGCACGTTGGCGGCTCCAGGGCGTCGCGGCCGGGCTGCACGCGCTGGTCGAGGTGGAGGACGAAACGGCGGTGCTGGCCCGGGCCGCGGCCGAGGGGCTCGCGGTGGGGTCGCTGCGGGAGCACTGGCACGCGGCGGGGTCCCGCGAGGGGCTCGTCGTGGGGTACGGGACGCCTCGGGAGGGTGCGTATCCCGGGGCTCTGGAGGCTCTGGTCCGGGTGCTGGAATTGGGCCAGTCCCAGAGCCCTCCATTGGGTCTGCCGAGCGGTCCACCGCGCTCCTAG
- a CDS encoding YcnI family protein, translated as MKASRLAVTGAVAATAVVVLSSPAFAHVSVQAEGTAAKGGYAVVDFKVPNERDNASTTKLEVNFPADHPLASVMPEPMPGWKIEVTKSKLAKPLELHGEQITEAVSKVTWTATGKDGGIQPGYFEKFPVSIGALPEDADELVFKAIQTYSNKEVVRWIEVQEDGAEEPETPAPVLALSAAAEDGHHGSTSAEDADDKTENAAATTEAADGDSSDTTARVLGVVGIVVGALGVAYGVLAGRRRSDA; from the coding sequence ATGAAGGCTTCTCGTCTCGCCGTCACCGGCGCAGTCGCCGCCACCGCCGTCGTCGTCCTCTCCTCGCCCGCGTTCGCGCACGTCAGCGTGCAGGCCGAGGGCACCGCCGCCAAGGGCGGCTACGCGGTCGTGGACTTCAAGGTCCCCAACGAGCGCGACAACGCCTCCACCACCAAGCTCGAGGTCAACTTCCCGGCCGACCACCCGCTGGCCTCGGTCATGCCGGAGCCGATGCCGGGCTGGAAGATCGAGGTCACCAAGTCCAAGCTCGCCAAGCCCCTCGAACTGCACGGCGAGCAGATCACCGAGGCCGTCTCCAAGGTCACCTGGACCGCCACCGGCAAGGACGGCGGCATCCAGCCGGGCTACTTCGAGAAGTTCCCGGTCTCCATCGGCGCCCTGCCCGAGGACGCCGACGAACTCGTCTTCAAGGCGATCCAGACGTACTCCAACAAGGAGGTCGTGCGCTGGATCGAGGTCCAGGAGGACGGCGCCGAGGAGCCCGAGACCCCGGCTCCCGTGCTCGCCCTGTCCGCGGCCGCCGAGGACGGACACCACGGTTCGACGTCCGCCGAGGACGCGGACGACAAGACCGAGAACGCCGCCGCGACCACCGAGGCCGCCGACGGCGACAGCAGCGACACCACCGCCCGTGTCCTCGGCGTGGTCGGCATCGTCGTCGGCGCCCTGGGCGTGGCCTACGGCGTCCTCGCCGGCCGCCGGCGCAGCGACGCCTGA
- a CDS encoding MFS transporter, with translation MTNSLVPPAGPQRVLALAQLSNSVGDGAYYVTSALYFTHVVGLDPARVGLGLTAGWAVGSVVGVPLGRLADRRGARGTAVLLALATGLAVASFLVVRDFVPFVLAACAYASAQSGLAAARQALLAGLVSAGERTGLLARLQATLNAGLAVGAGLGGLALHAGTRAAYLGVFAVDAVSFLVCAGLLLRLPSVPPRGPVSRRRGSGVLRDRPYAVITVLNTVLLLRMPLLSLGIPLWIAERTAAPTWLVSALFVLNTGAVMVFQVRMARGVTGLASATRAVRRSGWVMLAACAVFALSAGASPWVAVGALVVGAVLQVVAEMGQSAGSWQLSFDLAPAERVGEYQGFFGTGVTVARTLGPLVLTTLLVEWGTPGWLLLGGATLAASYAMGPATRRAARRGTEKDASEDGSPERGAAVPVLVD, from the coding sequence ATGACGAACTCACTCGTCCCGCCCGCGGGGCCGCAACGCGTTCTGGCGCTCGCCCAGTTGAGCAACAGCGTCGGTGACGGCGCCTATTACGTGACGTCGGCGCTGTACTTCACGCACGTCGTCGGGCTCGACCCCGCGCGCGTGGGTCTCGGCCTGACCGCGGGGTGGGCGGTCGGGTCGGTGGTGGGCGTGCCCCTCGGCCGGCTCGCGGACCGGCGCGGGGCGCGCGGTACGGCGGTGCTGCTGGCGCTGGCGACAGGGCTGGCGGTGGCGTCCTTCCTTGTCGTGCGGGACTTCGTGCCGTTCGTCCTGGCGGCCTGCGCCTACGCCTCCGCGCAGTCGGGGCTCGCGGCGGCCCGGCAGGCGCTGCTCGCGGGGCTGGTGTCCGCCGGGGAGCGGACCGGGCTGCTGGCCCGCCTCCAGGCCACGCTCAACGCCGGGCTGGCCGTCGGGGCGGGGCTCGGCGGGCTGGCGCTGCACGCCGGGACGCGGGCGGCGTACCTCGGGGTGTTCGCGGTGGACGCGGTGAGCTTCCTGGTCTGTGCGGGGCTGCTGCTGCGGCTGCCGTCGGTGCCGCCTCGCGGGCCCGTGTCGAGGCGGCGGGGCTCCGGGGTGCTGCGCGACCGGCCGTACGCCGTGATCACCGTGCTGAACACCGTCCTGCTGCTGCGGATGCCCCTGCTGAGCCTGGGCATCCCGCTGTGGATCGCCGAGCGGACCGCCGCTCCGACCTGGCTGGTCTCCGCGCTGTTCGTGCTCAACACCGGGGCGGTGATGGTGTTCCAGGTGCGGATGGCCCGCGGGGTGACCGGGCTCGCGTCCGCCACCCGCGCGGTGCGGCGCTCGGGGTGGGTCATGCTGGCCGCCTGCGCGGTGTTCGCGCTCTCGGCGGGGGCCTCGCCGTGGGTGGCCGTGGGGGCGCTCGTCGTGGGGGCGGTGTTGCAGGTGGTGGCCGAGATGGGACAGTCCGCCGGGTCCTGGCAGCTCTCCTTCGACCTGGCTCCGGCCGAGCGGGTCGGCGAATACCAGGGCTTCTTCGGGACCGGGGTGACGGTGGCCCGGACACTGGGGCCGCTGGTCCTGACGACGCTGCTGGTGGAGTGGGGTACGCCGGGGTGGCTGCTGCTCGGCGGGGCGACGCTGGCGGCGTCGTACGCGATGGGGCCGGCGACCAGGCGGGCGGCCCGCCGCGGAACCGAGAAGGACGCCTCGGAGGACGGTTCCCCGGAGCGCGGCGCTGCGGTGCCCGTGCTCGTGGACTAG
- a CDS encoding copper chaperone PCu(A)C encodes MKRPSTGLALLTGATLLLTGCSDSGGSSGDSDGSSGGLTVSGAYIPQPVSADMAAGFLTISNSGSSQDELTSVTSDDGEVTMHETTGGAMEQVSRLPVPAHGQLVFKSGANHLMFDKLKQTPKQGQTVTVELHFAKADPVVVKMPVKSATYVPKTGH; translated from the coding sequence GTGAAACGGCCGTCCACCGGGCTCGCCCTCCTGACCGGGGCAACCCTGCTGCTGACCGGCTGTTCGGATTCCGGCGGCTCCTCGGGGGATTCCGACGGCTCCTCGGGAGGCCTCACCGTCTCCGGCGCCTACATCCCGCAGCCCGTCTCCGCCGACATGGCCGCCGGGTTCCTGACCATCTCCAACTCCGGCTCGTCGCAGGACGAGCTGACCTCCGTCACCAGCGACGACGGCGAGGTCACGATGCACGAGACCACCGGCGGCGCGATGGAACAGGTCTCCCGCCTGCCCGTCCCGGCCCACGGTCAACTCGTGTTCAAAAGCGGCGCCAACCACCTGATGTTCGACAAGCTGAAGCAGACGCCGAAGCAGGGCCAAACGGTCACCGTCGAACTGCACTTCGCCAAGGCCGACCCCGTCGTCGTGAAGATGCCGGTGAAGTCGGCGACGTACGTCCCGAAGACCGGACACTGA
- a CDS encoding ATP-binding protein encodes MSIWWSLHLRREAASVPLARRLLLGTMETAGVDPDVSYDLSLALSEACANAVEHGGESGPQDSTAAYRVTAYLDGEKCRIEVTDSGPGFTSVRPRPTPVEAESGRGLGLIRELADHVQIGNKPGRGAVVSFDKILKWREDAPLMAV; translated from the coding sequence ATGAGCATCTGGTGGTCACTCCATCTGCGGCGCGAGGCTGCGAGCGTGCCGCTCGCCCGGCGTCTGCTGCTCGGCACGATGGAGACCGCGGGTGTCGACCCGGACGTCTCCTACGACCTCTCCCTCGCCCTGAGCGAGGCCTGCGCCAACGCGGTGGAGCACGGCGGGGAGAGCGGGCCGCAGGACTCCACGGCGGCCTACCGGGTCACCGCCTACCTCGACGGCGAGAAGTGCCGGATCGAAGTCACCGACTCCGGCCCCGGCTTCACGTCCGTACGGCCCCGCCCCACCCCCGTGGAGGCGGAGAGCGGCCGTGGGCTCGGTCTCATCCGGGAACTCGCCGACCACGTCCAGATCGGCAACAAACCGGGCCGTGGTGCCGTGGTGAGCTTCGACAAGATCCTCAAGTGGCGGGAGGACGCACCGCTGATGGCGGTGTGA
- a CDS encoding intradiol ring-cleavage dioxygenase, whose product MTGNHRNSSITRRRALAVTGGTVAAGGLAVAGYQSAFAGTTDTADPAEATVSASAAGTGACMTLMSSVTEGPYYLDGALVRKDITEGKSGVPLTLRLTVVDATDGCTPVKGAAVEIWHCDAWGYYSGYTTANPGGSAPAESEDGSTANDSTYLRGYQIANANGVVKFETIFPGWYTPRTCHIHVKVHTGGEKADGTYEGGTVNHTGQLFFDDTIAEQIFALEPYSRHSGSYTVLDDDMVYDGGGASSGLLTLQAVHKADPSKGYKGFLTLAVDPDAENTGAGSGGGGTPPSGAPTGEPPSGAPSGSAGPSASASS is encoded by the coding sequence ATGACGGGAAACCACAGGAACTCCAGCATCACCCGGCGCCGCGCCCTCGCGGTGACCGGCGGGACGGTCGCGGCGGGCGGCCTCGCGGTCGCGGGTTACCAGTCGGCCTTCGCCGGGACCACCGACACCGCCGACCCTGCCGAGGCGACGGTCTCCGCCTCGGCAGCCGGCACCGGCGCGTGCATGACGCTCATGTCCAGCGTGACGGAAGGCCCGTACTACCTCGACGGAGCCCTGGTCAGAAAGGACATCACCGAGGGCAAGAGCGGCGTCCCGCTCACCCTGCGCCTGACCGTCGTGGACGCCACCGACGGCTGCACCCCGGTCAAGGGCGCGGCCGTGGAGATCTGGCACTGCGACGCCTGGGGCTACTACTCCGGCTACACCACCGCGAACCCCGGCGGCTCCGCTCCCGCGGAGAGCGAGGACGGCTCGACCGCGAACGACAGCACCTATCTGCGCGGCTACCAGATCGCGAACGCCAACGGGGTCGTGAAGTTCGAGACGATCTTCCCGGGCTGGTACACCCCGCGCACCTGCCACATCCACGTGAAGGTGCACACCGGGGGCGAGAAGGCGGACGGCACCTACGAGGGCGGCACGGTCAACCACACCGGCCAGCTGTTCTTCGACGACACGATCGCCGAGCAGATCTTCGCTCTGGAGCCCTACTCCCGGCACTCCGGCAGCTACACCGTCCTCGACGACGACATGGTCTACGACGGCGGCGGCGCCTCCAGCGGCCTGCTCACCCTCCAGGCCGTGCACAAGGCCGACCCGTCCAAGGGCTACAAGGGCTTCCTGACCCTCGCCGTCGACCCGGACGCCGAGAACACGGGCGCCGGCAGCGGCGGGGGCGGCACGCCCCCGAGCGGCGCCCCGACGGGTGAGCCCCCGAGCGGCGCTCCGTCCGGAAGTGCCGGTCCCTCGGCCTCCGCGTCCTCGTAG